In the Hylaeus volcanicus isolate JK05 chromosome 1, UHH_iyHylVolc1.0_haploid, whole genome shotgun sequence genome, one interval contains:
- the LOC128879691 gene encoding DNA-directed RNA polymerase III subunit RPC7-like — protein sequence MASRGRGRGKPSMSISTEQLGFSKGEALPPPVLQPPPKYPVLEYKPLPLTITNEMSYLLELKREFAEFMRESPNNVVPHVIKKDIDRYSDRYQDLITDKSGYETRYDWSRMPAELKPLQRKRKGSRIKKPEEKKKNVDVESKLKELENKESTQQSDAEEDGKEEEETEEKEEDHVEDEEEEPDEEMDEGTDYVNNYFDNGEGYDDEDDNLDDGPIY from the coding sequence ATGGCATCACGTGGTAGAGGAAGAGGTAAACCCTCCATGTCGATTAGTACGGAGCAGCTGGGGTTTTCCAAAGGAGAAGCCTTGCCACCGCCTGTTTTACAACCTCCGCCTAAGTATCCAGTTCTAGAGTACAAACCGTTACCTTTAACTATCACAAACGAAATGAGCTACTTATTGGAACTGAAAAGAGAGTTTGCGGAATTCATGCGGGAGTCTCCCAATAACGTGGTTCCACACGtgattaaaaaagatatcGATCGATATTCGGATCGATATCAAGACTTGATAACCGACAAGAGCGGGTACGAAACCAGATACGATTGGAGTAGAATGCCAGCAGAGTTGAAGCCATTGCAACGAAAACGTAAAGGATCAAGGATTAAGAAGCCtgaggagaaaaagaagaacgtCGACGTAGAATCTAAACTGAAAGAATTAGAGAACAAGGAGAGTACGCAACAAAGCGACGCGGAGGAGGATGgtaaagaggaagaagagacGGAGGAGAAGGAAGAGGATCACGTGGAAGACGAGGAGGAGGAACCAGACGAGGAAATGGACGAAGGAACGGATTACGTGAACAATTACTTCGACAACGGAGAAGGTtacgacgacgaagacgatAATTTGGACGATGGACCTATTTATTaa
- the LOC128879739 gene encoding diphthamide biosynthesis protein 3, with protein sequence MSVYHDEVEIEDFEYDEDEEIYYYPCPCGDQFQISKAELVAGEEEATCPSCSLVIKVIYDKEAFAAKQEEFVKNEEKEFVAQKA encoded by the coding sequence ATGTCTGTGTACCATGATGAAGTAGAAATTGAAGACTTCGAGTACGACGAAGACGAGGAGATATATTATTATCCATGTCCCTGCGGcgatcaatttcaaatatccAAAGCAGAATTGGTCGCTGGAGAGGAGGAGGCCACATGTCCTTCGTGCTCCTTGGTAATCAAAGTAATTTACGACAAGGAAGCGTTCGCAGCTAAGCAGGAAGAGTTTGTTaaaaacgaagagaaagaatTCGTAGCGCAGAAGGCTTAG
- the LOC128879641 gene encoding potential E3 ubiquitin-protein ligase ariadne-2 isoform X1, producing MSGKEYDSEMDYSDSDCGDPGYEDYYNVQPWGGEVDNDIDPDQNRRDPEYAIYDCLRVEEVERLLNENVEMLSNSLHITPSLAKVLLHAHNWALQDIITKYRTNASSLLINSKIKPIPSLDSVPGLKGQRGGLCSVCITIYSSEKFSTLTCGHSFCKDCWCMHFEVQITQGISTGISCMAQECDVLVPEDFVLSLLTKPNMRERYQQFAFCDYVKSHPQLRFCPGPNCQIVMRSKEQRAKRVICTTCKTIFCFRCGMDYHAPTDCNTIRKWLTKCADDSETANYISAHTKDCPKCHICIEKNGGCNHMQCYNCKHDFCWMCLGDWKAHGTEYYECSRYKENPNIAHESVHAQAREALKKYLHYYGRWENHSKSLKLEEQTLEGIKMRINKKVMNASGTWIDWQHLYEAASLLARCRYTLQYTYPYAYYMEPGPRKELFEYQQAQLEAEIENLSWKIERAETTDRGDLENQMDIAEKRRVTLLKDFLEVDVCREKNGNSNVLK from the exons ATGTCGGGCAAAGAGTACGACAGTGAAATGGATTATTCCGATTCAGACTGCGGAGATCCAGGCTACGAAGACTATTATAATGTTCAGCCATGGGGTGGTGAAGTTGACAATGACATAGATCCTGATCAAAACAGAAGAGATCCAGAATATGCTATATACGATTGTCTACGGGTCGAAGAAGTGGAAAGacttttgaatgaaaatgtagaaatgcTAAGTAATAGTCTTCACATAACACCGTCGTTAGCCAAAGTTTTATTACACGCACACAATTGGGCATTGCAAGATATCATCACAAAGTACCGTACCAATGCTTccagtttattaattaattcaaaaataaaaccaatACCTTCATTGGATTCAGTGCCAGGATTGAAAGGTCAAAGGGGTGGATTGTGTTCAGTGtgcattacaatttattcatctGAAAAGTTTTCTACATTAACGTGTGGACACTCTTTTTGTAAAGACTGTTGGTGCATGCATTTTGAAGTACAAATAACTCAAGGTATTTCCACAG GAATAAGCTGCATGGCACAGGAATGCGATGTATTAGTTCCAGAAGACTTTGTTTTATCCCTACTCACTAAGCCTAATATGAGGGAGAGGTATCAACAATTTGCTTTCTGCGATTATGTGAAATCTCATCCCCAGTTGAGATTCTGTCCTGGCCCCAACTGCCAAATAGTTATGCGTTCAAAGGAACAACGGGCAAAAAGAGTTATATGTACAACCTGTAAAACGATATTTTG CTTTCGTTGTGGTATGGATTACCATGCGCCCACCGACTGCAATACTATTAGAAAATGGCTGACGAAATGTGCAGATGATTCAGAGACAGCTAACTATATTAGTGCTCACACCAAAGAT TGTCCAAAATGTCATATTTGCATAGAAAAAAACGGCGGTTGTAATCATATGCAATGTTACAATTGTAAGCACGATTTCTGTTGGATGTGCCTTGGAGATTGGAAAGCACATGGAACGGAATATTACGAATGTTCACGCTACAAGGAAAATCCCAACATTGCTCACGAGAGTGTTCATGCACAGGCACGAGAAGCTCTTAAGAAATATCTGCATTATTATGGGAgg tggGAAAATCACAgtaaatcattaaaattagaagaacAAACTCTAGAAGGTATAAAAatgcgaataaataaaaaagtaatgaaCGCTAGCGGAACATGGATCGATTGGCAGCATTTATACGAGGCTGCGTCGCTTTTGGCACGCTGTCGCTATACTTTACAGTACACTTATCCTTACGCTTATTACATGGAACCTGGACCCCGCAAAGAATTG tttgagTATCAACAAGCGCAGTTGGAAGCAGAGATAGAAAATCTTTCTTGGAAAATAGAACGAGCAGAAACTACAGATCGTGGGGATCTAGAAAATCAAATGGACATCGCAGAGAAGCGTCGCGTTACTTTGTTAAAGGACTTCCTCGAGGT tGATGTTTGCAGAGAGAAGAACGGAAATTCCAATGTTCTAAAGTAA
- the LOC128879641 gene encoding potential E3 ubiquitin-protein ligase ariadne-2 isoform X2, producing MSGKEYDSEMDYSDSDCGDPGYEDYYNVQPWGGEVDNDIDPDQNRRDPEYAIYDCLRVEEVERLLNENVEMLSNSLHITPSLAKVLLHAHNWALQDIITKYRTNASSLLINSKIKPIPSLDSVPGLKGQRGGLCSVCITIYSSEKFSTLTCGHSFCKDCWCMHFEVQITQGISTGISCMAQECDVLVPEDFVLSLLTKPNMRERYQQFAFCDYVKSHPQLRFCPGPNCQIVMRSKEQRAKRVICTTCKTIFCFRCGMDYHAPTDCNTIRKWLTKCADDSETANYISAHTKDCPKCHICIEKNGGCNHMQCYNCKHDFCWMCLGDWKAHGTEYYECSRYKENPNIAHESVHAQAREALKKYLHYYGRWENHSKSLKLEEQTLEGIKMRINKKVMNASGTWIDWQHLYEAASLLARCRYTLQYTYPYAYYMEPGPRKELFEYQQAQLEAEIENLSWKIERAETTDRGDLENQMDIAEKRRVTLLKDFLEVEKNGNSNVLK from the exons ATGTCGGGCAAAGAGTACGACAGTGAAATGGATTATTCCGATTCAGACTGCGGAGATCCAGGCTACGAAGACTATTATAATGTTCAGCCATGGGGTGGTGAAGTTGACAATGACATAGATCCTGATCAAAACAGAAGAGATCCAGAATATGCTATATACGATTGTCTACGGGTCGAAGAAGTGGAAAGacttttgaatgaaaatgtagaaatgcTAAGTAATAGTCTTCACATAACACCGTCGTTAGCCAAAGTTTTATTACACGCACACAATTGGGCATTGCAAGATATCATCACAAAGTACCGTACCAATGCTTccagtttattaattaattcaaaaataaaaccaatACCTTCATTGGATTCAGTGCCAGGATTGAAAGGTCAAAGGGGTGGATTGTGTTCAGTGtgcattacaatttattcatctGAAAAGTTTTCTACATTAACGTGTGGACACTCTTTTTGTAAAGACTGTTGGTGCATGCATTTTGAAGTACAAATAACTCAAGGTATTTCCACAG GAATAAGCTGCATGGCACAGGAATGCGATGTATTAGTTCCAGAAGACTTTGTTTTATCCCTACTCACTAAGCCTAATATGAGGGAGAGGTATCAACAATTTGCTTTCTGCGATTATGTGAAATCTCATCCCCAGTTGAGATTCTGTCCTGGCCCCAACTGCCAAATAGTTATGCGTTCAAAGGAACAACGGGCAAAAAGAGTTATATGTACAACCTGTAAAACGATATTTTG CTTTCGTTGTGGTATGGATTACCATGCGCCCACCGACTGCAATACTATTAGAAAATGGCTGACGAAATGTGCAGATGATTCAGAGACAGCTAACTATATTAGTGCTCACACCAAAGAT TGTCCAAAATGTCATATTTGCATAGAAAAAAACGGCGGTTGTAATCATATGCAATGTTACAATTGTAAGCACGATTTCTGTTGGATGTGCCTTGGAGATTGGAAAGCACATGGAACGGAATATTACGAATGTTCACGCTACAAGGAAAATCCCAACATTGCTCACGAGAGTGTTCATGCACAGGCACGAGAAGCTCTTAAGAAATATCTGCATTATTATGGGAgg tggGAAAATCACAgtaaatcattaaaattagaagaacAAACTCTAGAAGGTATAAAAatgcgaataaataaaaaagtaatgaaCGCTAGCGGAACATGGATCGATTGGCAGCATTTATACGAGGCTGCGTCGCTTTTGGCACGCTGTCGCTATACTTTACAGTACACTTATCCTTACGCTTATTACATGGAACCTGGACCCCGCAAAGAATTG tttgagTATCAACAAGCGCAGTTGGAAGCAGAGATAGAAAATCTTTCTTGGAAAATAGAACGAGCAGAAACTACAGATCGTGGGGATCTAGAAAATCAAATGGACATCGCAGAGAAGCGTCGCGTTACTTTGTTAAAGGACTTCCTCGAGGT AGAGAAGAACGGAAATTCCAATGTTCTAAAGTAA
- the LOC128879522 gene encoding synaptojanin-1, with amino-acid sequence MAMGKGFRVYEKLKPPSPHSLILEQRNRKETVLFESQAVAVLSAEETESLKGKYTKLLDAYGCLGVLQLNAGENTLLYLVLVTGCFSVGKIGESEVFRIIQTHFVPLHYTQGNEDRVSEVRKVLNSGTFYFSWSAGHQEPLDITLSAQRRYKSTTTDNRFFWNRMLHIHLLRYGVDTSYWLLKAMCGSVEIRTVYVGHRQARALLISRLSCERAGTRFNVRGTNDDGHVANFVETEQVIYLDNEVTSYVQTRGSVPLFWEQPGIQVGSHKVKISRGFEASAPAFDRHMNMIKQRYGQQVIVNLLGSSGIGSKEGEAMLSQLFQTHHNMSEHTDVPHILFDYHQECRGGNMKNLSKLKAKVEKYLESFSLFYAANNTVIYEQNGTIRTNCLDCLDRTNCVQTFFALEILGKQLGLLKLLEKQQMVSRFEEVFKQMWINNGNEVSKIYAGTGAIQGSSKLMDGARSAARTIQNNLLDSCKQEAIDILLLGSTLNTELADRARLLLPSNMLHAPPSVLREMCKRYNEYVTPINLRVGVGTYNVNGGKHFRSIACKDVSLSDWLLDAPRKSPTLVSVEYDNVPIDVFAIGFEEIVDLNASNIMAASTDNAKTWAEELQKILSRDTEYVLVTYQQLVGVCLYLFIRPVHAPYLRDLAVDCVKTGLGGATGNKGAAAIRCVLYSTSFCFVCAHFAAGQSQVNERNADYAEITRKITFPMGRTLNTHDYVFWCGDFNYRVDMDKNEMKEMIKRNEFDQILQHDQLKVQQDQGNVFKNFLEGPIIFAPTYKYDLFSDDYDTSEKCRQPAWTDRVLWKRRKQVPDIDSPTDWNPGKLIHYGRVELKQSDHRPVIAIVDVDIHCVEPEKREHVFREVIQDLGPPDGTIVVKAVEESDDMDSVFDGNFMTALFQDFSHIGDVILVRFVGETMWVTFRDGQCALSAARKGMTQVCGQTLKLSLKSPNWVQLIEKEIELCSNTTVAQFTSTSPVRSPMQRLEQLDITERSSPSRGSPNGVVPPPRPAPPGRPSQPPKSPVQDRKQGPRAGVFSVLPNQFPTPLSRERVEPEQSERLSPESAIYEEIMDGSPSYPIPNRPPPPLPRTDASQESSSRPPNSKPPPLPQRQAPPPPQHPPPSLPASNVPPPIPARTSGGPPIPARNPH; translated from the exons ATGGCGATGGGCAAAGGATTTCGCGTCTACGAAAAGCTAAAGCCACCAAGTCCTCATTCTCTCATATTGGAACAACGAAATCGAAAGGAAACAGTTCTGTTTGAGTCCCAAGCCGTTGCTGTACTCT CTGCAGAAGAAACAGAAAGTTTAAAGGGAAAATACACAAAGTTGTTAGACGCGTATGGATGCTTAGGTGTCCTGCAATTAAATGCTGGAGAAAATACGCTACTGTACCTTGTTCTTGTTACTGGATGTTTTTCGGTTGGCAAGATAGGAGAATCGGAAGTATTTAGAATTATACAGACACATTTTGTACCTCTGCATTATACGCAAGGCAATGAGGATCGGGTGTCAGAAGTTAGAAAGGTTCTTAACTCTGGTACATTCTACTTTTCTTGGTCTGCTGGACACCAAGAGCCTCTGGATATTACTCTTAGTGCACAAAGACGATATAAGTCAACAACAACTGATAACAGATTTTTCTG GAATCGCATGTTACACATCCATTTATTAAGATATGGAGTGGACACAAGTTACTGGTTACTTAAGGCTATGTGTGGCAGTGTAGAAATTCGAACTGTATACGTTGGACACAGACAAGCTCGTGCTCTCCTTATATCCAGGTTGAGTTGTGAACGAGCAGGCACCAG ATTCAATGTTAGAGGAACCAACGATGATGGCCATGTAGCAAATTTTGTAGAAACAGAACAAGTGATTTACTTAGATAACGAAGTAACTTCCTATGTTCAAACTAGAGGTTCTGTCCCTTTATTCTGGGAACAACCTGGCATTCAAGTTGGTTCCCATAAGGTCAAAATATCCCGTGGGTTCGAGGCTTCTGCGCCAGCTTTCGATAGACATATGAATATGATCAAACAAAGATACGGGCAGCAAGTGATTGTCAATCTTCTTGGGTCTAGCGGCATTGGTAGCAAAGAAGGAGAGGCAATGCTAAGTCAGTTGTTTCAAACTCATCACAATATGTCAGAGCATACAGATGTTCctcacattttatttgactACCACCAAGAGTGTAGAGgtggaaatatgaaaaatctaTCGAAATTAAAGgcaaaagtagaaaaatatttagaatctttttcattattttatgcTGCTAATAATACTGTTATTTACGAACAAAATGGGACTATTAGAACAAATTGCCTTGATTGCTTAGATAGAACCAATTGTGTACAAACGTTCTTCGCATTGGAGATACTCGGTAAACAGCTTGGATTATTAAAACTGCTTGAAAAACAACAGATGGTCTCAAGGTTCGAAGaagtatttaaacaaatgtggATCAACAATGGTAATGAAGTAAGCAAAATATATGCTGGTACTGGAGCGATTCAAGGAAGTTCTAAATTAATGGATGGCGCGAGATCTGCGGCTAgaacaatacaaaataatttattagactCCTGTAAGCAAGAAGCTATTGATATCTTGTTATTGGGATCAACTTTAAACACGGAACTAGCAGACAGAGCTCGATTACTTTTGCCTTCTAATATGCTACATGCTCCGCCAAGTGTTCTGAGAGAAATGTGCAAAAGATATAACGAATACGTAACCCCGATAAATCTTAGAGTAGGCGTCGGTACTTACAATGTTAACGGAGGAAAACATTTTCGAAGCATAGCATGCAAAGATGTTTCCCTTTCCGACTGGTTACTAGATGCTCCACGTAAATCACCAACTCTAGTGTCAGTTGAATATGACAATGTTCCTATAGATGTATTCGCGATAGGATTCGAAGAAATTGTTGATTTAAATGCTAGTAATATAATGGCTGCTAGTACTGATAACGCAAAAACCTGGGCGGAGGAATTGCAGAAAATACTTTCACGAGACACGGAATACGTTCTGGTTACGTATCAACAATTAGTTGGCGTTtgtctttatttattcatacggCCTGTACATGCACCTTACTTAAGGGACCTAGCCGTAGATTGTGTAAAAACTGGATTAGGAGGTGCAACGGGGAACAAAGGGGCTGCAGCTATTAGATGTGTATTATATTCTAcatctttttgtttcgtttgcgCGCACTTTGCTGCTGGGCAGTCTCAAGTTAACGAGCGTAATGCAGATTACGCGGAAATTACACGAAAAATTACCTTTCCCATGGGAAGAACATTGAACACTCACGACTATGTGTTCTGGTGCGGAGATTTTAATTACAGAGTTGACATggacaaaaatgaaatgaaagagaTGATCAAAAGGAACGAATTTGatcaaatattacaacatgatCAATTGAAG GTCCAACAAGATCAGggaaatgttttcaaaaatttcttgGAAGGCCCTATTATCTTCGCGCCAACGTACAAATACGATCTTTTCTCCGATGATTATGACACCAGTGAAAAATGCCGTCAACCTGCATGGACCGATAGAGTCTTATGGAAACGTAGGAAACAAGTACCTGATATAG ATTCACCGACGGACTGGAATCcaggaaaattaattcattatggTAGAGTAGAATTGAAGCAAAGCGACCATCGACCAGTCATTGCAATAGTCGATGTAGACATCCATTGCGTCGAACCCGAAAAACGGGAGCATGTATTTAGAGAAGTCATCCAAGATCTAGGTCCACCAGATGGTACCATAGTAGTAAAAGCAGTGGAGGAATCCGACGACATGGATAGTGTGTTTGATGGAAATTTCATGACGGCTCTGTTTCAAGATTTTTCCCACATTGGCGATGTAATTCTCGTCAGATTTGTCGGTGAAACAATGTGGGTGACATTCAGAGATGGACAATGTGCATTGTCAGCAGCAAGGAAGGGCATGACTCAAGTATGTGGTCAGACGTTAAAGTTATCTTTGAAGTCTCCAAATTGGGTACAACttatcgaaaaagaaatagaactTTGCAGCAACACCACTGTTGCGCAATTTACTTCAACCTCTCCAGTAAGGAGCCCTATGCAAAGATTAGAACAATTGGACATAACGGAACGATCTTCTCCTAGTAGAGGTAGTCCAAACGGAGTTGTTCCACCACCTAGACCAGCACCACCAGGTCGGCCGTCTCAGCCACCCAAGAGCCCGGTACAAGATCGAAAACAAGGACCACGTGCTGGCGTATTCAGCGTATTACCCAATCAATTCCCAACGCCGTTATCTAGAGAAAGAGTAGAGCCCGAACAAAGTGAAAGGCTATCTCCAGAATCCGCaatttatgaagaaataatGGATGGATCTCCTAGTTATCCCATACCAAACCGTCCGCCACCGCCGTTACCTCGCACAGATGCTTCGCAAGAGTCATCTAGTAGGCCACCTAATTCTAAACCTCCTCCTCTACCGCAAAGACAAGCTCCGCCTCCGCCTCAACATCCTCCGCCTAGTTTACCCGCGTCAAACGTACCACCCCCCATACCAGCAAGAACATCAGGCGGGCCACCTATTCCGGCTAGAAATCCACATTAA
- the LOC128879667 gene encoding guanine nucleotide-binding protein G(i) subunit alpha, with amino-acid sequence MGCAVSTTGEKEAAERSKKIDKDLRADGERAASEVKLLLLGAGESGKSTIVKQMKIIHETGYSKEECEQYKPVVYSNMIQSLMTIIRAMGQLRIDFADPNKADIARQFFTLASAAEEGELTGELVLLMKRLWQDAGVQLCFTRSREYQLNDSAAYYLNALDRIAQHNYIPTQQDVLRTRVKTTGIVETNFSFKGLHFKMFDVGGQRSERKKWIHCFEGVTAIIFCVALSGYDLVLAEDEEMNRMIESMKLFDSICNSKWFLETSIILFLNKKDLFEEKITRSPLTICFPEYKGANTYVECAEYIQMKFENLNKRKDQKQIYTHFTCATDTHNIQFVFDAVTDVIIKNNLSNCGLLS; translated from the exons ATGGGCTGCGCCGTGAGCACCACCGGCGAAAAAGAAGCCGCGGAGAGGTCGAAGAAGATCGACAAAGATCTTCGAGCCGATGGCGAGCGGGCAGCCAGCGAGGTCAAGCTCCTCCTGCTCG gaGCGGGAGAGTCTGGAAAGTCTACTATAgtgaaacaaatgaaaattatacacgAGACTGGTTATAGCAAAGAGGAATGCGAACAATATAAACCAGTGGTATATAGTAACATGATTCAAAGTCTAATGACAATAATTAGAGCTATGGGACAACTTAGAATTGATTTTGCAGATCCCAATAAAGCG GACATAGCACGCCAATTCTTTACCCTAGCTTCTGCAGCAGAGGAGGGTGAGCTAACCGGGGAACTGGTGCTATTAATGAAACGATTATGGCAGGATGCAGGAGTACAGCTTTGTTTCACACGTAGTAGAGAATACCAGCTCAATGATTCGGCAGCGTATTATCTTAATGCTTTAGATCGCATAGCTCAACATAACTATATTCCTACTCAACAAGACGTTCTCAGAACGCGTGTAAAAACGACAGGAATAGTAGAaacaaacttttcttttaaaggtTTACATTTTAA aaTGTTTGACGTTGGCGGTCAACGATCAGAGAGAAAAAAGTGGATTCACTGCTTTGAAGGCGTTACCGCTATTATCTTTTGCGTCGCGCTTAGCGGCTACGACTTGGTTTTGGCAGAAGACGAAGAAATGAATAGAATGATAGAATCGATGAAACTATTTGATTCTATTTGCAATAGTAAATGGTTTCTCGAAACGTCgatcattttattcttaaataaGAAAGATcttttcgaggaaaaaatcACGAGGAGCCCGTTGACTATTTGTTTCCCAGAATATAAAGGTGCAAACACGTACGTAGAATGTGCTGAgtatattcaaatgaaattcgaaaatttaaataaaaggaaagatcagaaacaaatttacacaCATTTCACATGCGCCACCGACACGCATAACATACAGTTTGTATTTGATGCTGTAACCGACGTTATTATCAAAAACAATTTGAGTAATTGCGGTTTATTGAGTTAA